A DNA window from Bacillus thermozeamaize contains the following coding sequences:
- a CDS encoding spore coat protein CotJC, translating to MWIYEKRLQYPVRVSKCNPMLAKFLIEQYGGADGELAAALRYLNQAYTIPDKVKGLLIDIGTEEFAHLEMIGTMVYKLTKDATPEQLKEAGLGDHYANHDKALFYHNASGVPWTASYIQAKGDPIADLYEDIAAEEKARATYQWLIDMSDDPDVNDALKFLREREVVHSQRFREAVEILKEERERKKFF from the coding sequence GTGTGGATCTATGAGAAACGCCTGCAGTATCCCGTACGGGTCAGCAAGTGCAATCCCATGCTGGCGAAGTTTCTGATTGAACAGTACGGCGGCGCCGATGGTGAACTGGCGGCGGCGTTGCGTTATCTGAATCAGGCTTATACGATTCCCGACAAGGTGAAAGGATTGCTCATCGATATCGGCACGGAGGAGTTTGCGCATCTGGAAATGATTGGCACAATGGTATACAAGTTGACCAAGGATGCGACTCCGGAACAATTGAAAGAAGCGGGATTGGGAGATCATTACGCGAACCACGACAAAGCCCTGTTTTACCACAATGCATCAGGCGTTCCATGGACGGCGTCCTATATCCAGGCCAAGGGAGATCCAATCGCCGATTTGTACGAGGATATTGCCGCCGAGGAGAAAGCGCGTGCCACTTATCAATGGCTGATCGACATGTCGGACGATCCGGATGTGAACGATGCGCTGAAGTTTTTGCGCGAACGGGAAGTGGTGCATTCCCAACGCTTCCGGGAAGCGGTTGAAATATTGAAAGAAGAAAGGGAAAGGAAAAAATTTTTTTGA
- a CDS encoding transcriptional regulator: protein MTKIELVRRQKGLTQVELAKLIGVSGPAIVQVERGYRKPWPKIRKNIAQALGYPEEELFAPDGWPLQVELEEVIGR, encoded by the coding sequence ATGACTAAAATCGAACTTGTACGGCGGCAAAAAGGGCTTACACAGGTGGAACTGGCCAAGCTTATCGGAGTAAGCGGGCCAGCCATTGTCCAGGTGGAGCGGGGTTATCGCAAGCCGTGGCCAAAAATCCGCAAAAACATTGCGCAAGCCTTGGGATACCCAGAGGAAGAACTGTTTGCTCCCGATGGCTGGCCGCTCCAGGTGGAATTGGAGGAAGTCATAGGGAGATAA